One region of Chryseobacterium sp. C-71 genomic DNA includes:
- a CDS encoding RagB/SusD family nutrient uptake outer membrane protein, giving the protein MKKSKSIFILSFLAGALFLNSCSDFLEPENLSSISEAQQFDSTADTFSALVGVYAQLGGDDGYGQRLSLIIPQSGDDFRTSGSYNCNDRRGVATFGACTTNTELNGPFSKLYTGIERANLVIKNIPLSPVMQTGSAEDKKLMNRYLGEALTLRAQYYYELIRNWGDVPFYLVPASDLAEQNQPKTDRDIIYDQMIIDLEKAATLVPWRSEGSTTSNRISKGFVKGLRARIALARAGYSLRRSPQIMAQGSNPQKYYQIALDECKDIMNHSGEHSLNPSYENVFRALHTNAQDATNEVIFAVGAFGGGTRTDSKIGYYNGLKHHDNSVWKGGGGINALPTYFYEFTKYDLRRDMNVGIFTINATNQADLAASNAWTDSKYRKSWTSITGPSQTLAVDWPLLRLSDVMLMFAEADNEIHGAPSQEAKNALLAVRNRAYTGNLGQVGTIPSDKVGFFNAIVKERLLELGSEGIRKYDLIRWNLLASKIIETKQKLTDFINGTGAYANVPLNIYYKSSVYDPTKTAQQNIAAIDVYTTGTDKSQVFYLPNQSATTPSGYKSIAWRSGISATYVNDPSAGYAQYFEANKRELLPIYFEYIQNNYNLTQDYGY; this is encoded by the coding sequence ATGAAAAAAAGCAAATCAATATTTATTTTATCTTTTCTGGCAGGTGCACTTTTCCTTAATTCGTGCAGCGATTTTCTTGAGCCGGAAAACCTTTCAAGTATTTCTGAAGCACAGCAGTTTGACAGTACTGCAGATACATTTTCAGCTTTAGTGGGAGTGTATGCTCAATTGGGAGGAGATGACGGATATGGACAAAGATTATCTTTGATTATACCACAATCCGGAGACGACTTCAGAACTTCAGGAAGCTATAATTGTAATGACAGAAGAGGTGTAGCAACTTTCGGTGCTTGTACAACCAATACAGAACTTAATGGACCTTTTTCAAAACTATATACAGGAATTGAGCGTGCAAATCTTGTCATTAAAAATATTCCTCTATCTCCTGTAATGCAAACCGGATCTGCTGAAGATAAAAAACTAATGAACAGATACTTAGGAGAAGCCTTAACGTTAAGAGCTCAATATTACTACGAGCTTATCAGAAACTGGGGAGATGTACCTTTCTATTTAGTACCGGCTTCTGATTTGGCAGAGCAAAACCAGCCAAAAACAGACAGAGATATTATCTATGATCAAATGATTATCGATCTGGAGAAAGCTGCAACCTTAGTTCCTTGGAGATCTGAAGGTAGTACTACCAGCAACAGAATTTCTAAAGGTTTTGTGAAAGGTCTTAGAGCAAGAATTGCATTGGCAAGAGCAGGATATTCTTTAAGAAGAAGTCCTCAAATCATGGCTCAGGGATCAAATCCTCAGAAATATTACCAAATAGCTTTAGACGAATGTAAAGATATTATGAATCATTCGGGCGAGCACAGTCTGAACCCAAGCTACGAAAACGTATTCAGAGCTTTACATACCAATGCTCAGGATGCAACCAATGAAGTTATTTTCGCAGTAGGAGCTTTTGGTGGTGGTACCAGAACAGACTCTAAAATCGGATATTACAACGGTCTTAAACATCATGACAACTCTGTATGGAAAGGAGGCGGCGGTATCAATGCGTTGCCAACGTATTTCTATGAGTTTACAAAATATGACTTAAGAAGAGATATGAATGTAGGAATTTTCACCATTAATGCAACGAATCAGGCTGATTTAGCTGCTTCAAACGCATGGACAGATTCTAAATACAGAAAATCTTGGACGAGCATCACAGGACCATCTCAAACACTTGCGGTTGACTGGCCTCTACTTCGTCTTTCAGATGTAATGTTGATGTTTGCAGAAGCGGATAATGAAATTCACGGAGCACCATCACAAGAAGCAAAAAATGCTTTATTAGCAGTAAGAAACAGAGCTTATACAGGAAATCTTGGACAAGTAGGAACAATTCCTTCTGATAAAGTTGGTTTCTTCAATGCAATTGTAAAAGAAAGATTGCTGGAATTAGGTTCTGAAGGAATTAGAAAATATGATTTGATTCGTTGGAATTTATTAGCTTCAAAAATTATCGAAACTAAACAAAAACTGACAGATTTTATCAACGGAACAGGAGCTTATGCCAATGTCCCTTTAAATATCTACTATAAATCTTCTGTTTACGATCCAACTAAAACAGCTCAACAAAACATTGCAGCAATCGACGTTTACACTACAGGAACAGACAAAAGCCAGGTATTTTATCTTCCTAATCAGTCTGCAACGACTCCTTCAGGTTACAAATCAATTGCCTGGAGATCAGGAATTTCTGCTACGTATGTAAATGATCCATCTGCAGGATACGCACAATATTTTGAAGCCAATAAGAGAGAATTATTGCCTATTTATTTCGAATATATTCAAAATAACTACAATCTTACTCAAGATTACGGTTATTAG
- a CDS encoding pectinesterase family protein, producing MNISDFYKKIKFLSYFSVVVISLLSFKMNEGKTIIVSKDGKGNFTTIQEAINSVEEGKKVRTKIIVKPGTYREKITVDAAKSPISLIGENTENTILVYGDYASKQNAEGKNIGTTGSSSVFIFSDDFSAKNITFQNDAGPVGQAVAVLTTGDRIAFENCKFLGFQDTLYTKGAQDALDKTKVSRNYFKNCYIEGTTDYIFGAGTAVFENCTIYSKKNASFVTAASTIEGNEFGYVFINCNLTGDADANSVYLGRPWRPFAKTVYLNCAIDSTIKPEGWHNWSKPDAEKTTFYAEYNSKGSGANSEKRVSWSHQLTKEQSKKYTSKNILKGKDNWNFNRSFK from the coding sequence ATGAATATTTCAGATTTTTACAAAAAAATAAAGTTCCTATCCTATTTTTCAGTAGTTGTTATCAGTCTTCTTTCTTTCAAGATGAATGAGGGTAAAACCATCATCGTTTCGAAAGACGGAAAAGGAAATTTCACTACCATTCAAGAGGCCATCAATTCTGTTGAAGAAGGAAAAAAAGTAAGAACAAAAATCATTGTAAAACCAGGAACTTACAGAGAAAAAATCACAGTAGATGCTGCAAAAAGCCCGATTAGCTTAATTGGAGAAAATACAGAAAACACGATTTTAGTTTATGGCGATTATGCATCCAAGCAGAATGCTGAAGGTAAAAATATTGGGACAACAGGTTCATCAAGCGTTTTTATTTTCTCTGATGATTTTTCAGCTAAAAATATCACTTTTCAAAATGATGCAGGCCCGGTCGGACAGGCCGTTGCCGTTTTAACAACTGGCGACAGAATCGCTTTTGAGAATTGTAAATTCTTAGGATTTCAGGATACCCTTTACACCAAAGGAGCTCAGGATGCTTTAGATAAAACTAAAGTTTCCAGAAACTATTTTAAAAACTGCTATATCGAAGGAACTACCGACTATATTTTCGGAGCAGGAACTGCTGTTTTTGAAAACTGCACGATTTATTCTAAAAAAAATGCATCTTTCGTTACCGCTGCTTCTACAATTGAAGGAAATGAGTTCGGATATGTGTTTATTAACTGTAATTTAACAGGCGATGCTGATGCAAATTCTGTATATTTGGGTCGTCCGTGGAGACCATTTGCAAAAACTGTTTATTTGAATTGTGCAATCGATTCCACAATAAAACCTGAAGGTTGGCATAACTGGTCTAAACCTGATGCAGAGAAAACAACTTTCTATGCAGAATACAATTCAAAAGGTTCAGGAGCTAATTCTGAGAAACGCGTTTCATGGTCTCATCAACTTACTAAAGAACAAAGTAAAAAGTATACATCAAAAAATATTTTAAAAGGAAAAGACAACTGGAATTTTAACAGGAGTTTTAAATAA
- a CDS encoding polysaccharide lyase family 1 protein, producing the protein MKFNLKHKIFATGILAMLSLQVSAQEKTLSFPGAEGFGRFTSGGRGGKVLFVTKLKDDGSEGTLRHALEQKGARYIVFKTAGTIYLESPLRIKEGDVTIAGQTAPGDGITVANYETFVAADNVIIRYMRFRMGDKKKYEGDALGARFIKNLIVDHCSMSWSTDETVSIYVNENTTLQWCVITESLRNSAHQKGAHGYGGIAGGKFASFHHNIYANHDSRNPRLGEYAGSKFALTNLTDFRNNVIYNWGHNNIYGGEGMNVNMVNNYYKPGPATMTNKRIVAIDKNEKEGTEVYNIWGKYYINGNVVEGSPEVTADNWNLGVFNQMKPAYKLTDADKNSIKINQPHDIQNNVKTDSPKQAYEKILKIGGASLVRDAVDVRVLEHVKKGTFSHKGSLGSDNGIIDSQEDVGGLPVLKPGKAPLDSDNDGMPDDWEIKNNLDPKTANANGKDLDKNYDNIEVYMNDVVKKITENQR; encoded by the coding sequence ATGAAATTCAATCTGAAACATAAAATCTTTGCAACAGGCATTCTCGCAATGCTCTCTCTGCAGGTATCAGCTCAGGAAAAAACGCTGAGTTTCCCCGGTGCTGAAGGTTTCGGAAGATTTACATCAGGTGGACGAGGCGGAAAAGTCTTGTTTGTTACTAAATTGAAAGATGATGGTTCAGAAGGAACTTTAAGACATGCTTTGGAACAAAAAGGCGCAAGATATATCGTTTTTAAAACTGCCGGAACTATTTATTTGGAATCTCCTTTAAGAATAAAAGAAGGCGACGTCACCATTGCCGGACAAACCGCTCCCGGAGACGGAATTACTGTTGCCAACTACGAAACTTTTGTCGCAGCAGACAATGTGATCATCCGTTATATGCGTTTCAGAATGGGTGATAAGAAAAAGTATGAAGGTGATGCTTTAGGCGCAAGATTTATCAAAAATCTGATTGTCGACCACTGTTCGATGAGCTGGTCAACAGACGAGACAGTTTCCATTTATGTTAATGAAAATACTACGCTTCAATGGTGTGTAATTACAGAAAGCCTTAGAAATTCGGCCCATCAGAAAGGCGCTCACGGATACGGAGGAATTGCCGGTGGAAAATTCGCATCTTTCCATCATAATATCTACGCTAATCACGACAGCAGAAATCCGAGATTAGGAGAATATGCGGGAAGTAAATTTGCTCTGACCAATCTGACCGATTTTAGAAATAATGTCATTTACAATTGGGGACACAATAATATCTACGGAGGTGAAGGAATGAATGTGAATATGGTCAATAATTACTACAAACCAGGTCCTGCGACAATGACCAATAAGAGAATTGTTGCAATTGATAAAAATGAAAAAGAGGGCACTGAGGTTTACAACATCTGGGGGAAATATTACATCAACGGAAATGTGGTCGAAGGAAGCCCGGAGGTTACTGCAGACAACTGGAATTTAGGCGTTTTTAATCAGATGAAACCTGCTTATAAACTGACAGATGCTGATAAAAACTCAATTAAAATAAATCAGCCACACGATATTCAGAATAATGTAAAAACTGATTCCCCAAAACAAGCCTACGAAAAAATATTAAAAATCGGAGGTGCGAGTTTGGTGAGAGATGCTGTTGATGTACGAGTTTTGGAACATGTAAAAAAGGGAACCTTCTCTCACAAAGGTTCGCTCGGCAGTGACAACGGAATCATAGATTCTCAGGAAGATGTAGGCGGATTACCTGTTTTAAAACCAGGAAAGGCTCCTCTTGATTCAGACAATGACGGAATGCCCGATGATTGGGAAATTAAAAATAATCTTGATCCGAAAACGGCCAATGCCAACGGAAAAGATTTAGATAAAAACTATGATAATATCGAGGTGTATATGAATGACGTCGTGAAAAAAATAACCGAAAATCAACGGTAG
- a CDS encoding DUF4861 family protein codes for MSVQIKSNLFKIILAGAIFASGSSFAQKNVIEKIRKNPKAPFSYAELSIKDGGKWQGNEYIGGAFKNINELQLPAEHTDHSYYIRYEGIGLENNHIGYRLYLDWRNATDIFGKKVNTLVLPDVGQDGFETYHHDAPWGQDILKSGRTIGVGSYGRYDDQNDFVETFKTVKTTTAKVVNESDKSFATIDYKGWKTWGKAVDLQSKLTIFNRDRFVKVDLNLNETISGLCTGIVAFKEIPMKEAVSKNKKWGYIATYGMQTLAKKEDNLGMVIFYPIGNLDKIVKTKSTHVVVFKKTKNVSYYFMGAWSQEPNGIKTEEEFYKDLDKKLEILDNNNQL; via the coding sequence ATGTCAGTACAGATAAAATCAAACCTATTCAAAATAATACTAGCGGGAGCAATTTTCGCAAGCGGTTCATCTTTCGCACAGAAAAATGTGATTGAGAAAATCCGCAAAAACCCGAAAGCACCTTTTTCTTACGCAGAATTATCAATAAAAGACGGCGGAAAATGGCAGGGCAACGAGTACATCGGCGGAGCATTCAAAAACATTAATGAATTACAACTTCCGGCCGAACACACCGACCATTCTTACTACATCAGATACGAAGGAATCGGTTTGGAAAACAATCATATCGGTTACAGATTATACCTTGACTGGAGAAATGCCACAGATATTTTTGGTAAAAAAGTGAATACTCTGGTGTTGCCGGATGTTGGACAGGACGGCTTTGAAACCTATCATCACGATGCACCTTGGGGACAGGATATTTTGAAATCAGGCCGTACCATCGGAGTCGGTTCTTATGGAAGATATGATGATCAGAATGATTTTGTCGAAACTTTTAAAACGGTAAAAACCACCACTGCAAAAGTTGTTAATGAAAGCGATAAATCTTTCGCAACCATAGATTACAAAGGCTGGAAAACATGGGGAAAAGCAGTTGACCTTCAGTCGAAGCTGACAATTTTCAACAGAGACCGTTTTGTGAAAGTTGATTTAAATTTAAATGAAACAATTTCAGGATTATGTACCGGAATTGTCGCTTTTAAAGAAATTCCCATGAAAGAGGCGGTCAGTAAAAACAAAAAATGGGGCTACATTGCAACATACGGAATGCAGACTTTGGCAAAAAAAGAAGATAATCTGGGAATGGTCATCTTCTACCCTATCGGAAATTTAGATAAAATTGTAAAAACCAAATCGACTCACGTGGTGGTTTTCAAAAAGACCAAAAATGTTTCGTATTACTTTATGGGAGCCTGGTCACAGGAACCGAACGGAATTAAAACTGAGGAAGAATTCTACAAAGATTTAGACAAAAAATTAGAAATTTTAGATAATAACAATCAACTTTAA
- a CDS encoding glycoside hydrolase family 105 protein — protein sequence MSFINQKLKIYAVAILGSGMFLACAQTKTATAAKATTQTAKSGKVVPTNLKWSERMMLSEMQRFPEAWMLDFSKSPKWTYPSAIVLDGAEQLYIKTGKKEYYDYISGFGETLIKEDGTIATYDLDKYNIDMLNSGNVLLYLYEKEKKDKYLKALQTLRLQIDGQPRTNEGSFWHKKIYPYQVWLDGLYMGMPFYTHYTKDFTKGADAAKAYDDIVMQFDSVQKNLLDIKTGLLYHAWDESKEQAWADKQTGLSPNFWGRAMGWYGMAMVDVLDYLPKDHPGRVRIISYLKSYADAVIKVQDKKSGLWYQVLDKPLANGNYEEATASAMFVYTMIKSVNKGYLPNSYKAAAKKGYDGIIKNLITVDENGVVNLNKCCAVAGLGGKPYRDGSYEYYVNEEIRSNDGKGTGPFILASLEFEK from the coding sequence ATGAGTTTTATTAATCAAAAATTAAAAATATACGCTGTTGCGATTTTAGGTTCAGGAATGTTCCTTGCCTGTGCACAGACAAAAACAGCAACGGCTGCAAAGGCTACAACCCAAACAGCAAAATCAGGAAAAGTAGTTCCAACAAATCTGAAATGGTCTGAAAGAATGATGCTTTCTGAAATGCAGAGATTTCCGGAAGCGTGGATGCTTGATTTCAGCAAAAGCCCGAAATGGACGTATCCATCAGCGATTGTGTTGGACGGAGCTGAGCAGCTTTACATCAAAACAGGTAAAAAAGAATATTACGACTACATCAGCGGTTTCGGTGAAACTTTGATCAAAGAAGACGGTACAATCGCTACTTACGATCTTGACAAGTACAACATCGACATGCTGAATAGTGGAAACGTATTGCTTTATCTTTACGAAAAAGAGAAAAAAGACAAGTACCTGAAAGCGCTTCAAACGCTTCGTCTGCAAATCGACGGACAGCCAAGAACGAATGAAGGTTCTTTCTGGCACAAAAAAATCTATCCTTATCAGGTTTGGCTGGATGGTTTGTACATGGGAATGCCTTTCTACACGCATTATACGAAAGATTTCACAAAAGGTGCGGATGCAGCAAAAGCATATGATGATATCGTAATGCAGTTCGACTCAGTTCAGAAAAATCTTTTAGACATAAAAACAGGATTGTTGTATCACGCTTGGGACGAAAGTAAAGAACAGGCATGGGCAGACAAACAAACCGGACTTTCACCAAATTTCTGGGGAAGAGCAATGGGTTGGTACGGAATGGCAATGGTCGATGTTCTTGATTATCTACCTAAAGATCATCCCGGAAGAGTCAGAATTATTTCTTACTTAAAATCTTACGCCGATGCCGTAATCAAAGTTCAGGATAAAAAATCCGGTCTTTGGTATCAGGTTTTGGATAAGCCATTGGCAAACGGTAATTATGAAGAAGCAACTGCATCCGCAATGTTTGTTTATACAATGATCAAATCAGTAAATAAAGGATATCTTCCAAATTCATATAAAGCTGCTGCTAAAAAAGGCTACGACGGAATCATCAAAAACTTAATTACAGTTGATGAAAACGGAGTGGTAAACTTAAATAAATGTTGCGCCGTTGCCGGTTTAGGAGGGAAACCTTACAGAGATGGCTCTTACGAATATTATGTAAATGAAGAAATCCGTTCGAATGACGGAAAAGGTACCGGACCATTTATTTTGGCAAGTTTGGAATTTGAAAAATAA
- a CDS encoding glycoside hydrolase 43 family protein has product MTNKFLNILSITAFSIASSYLNAQEKPYVSEVWTADQGKNFRNPILYADYSDPDVTRVGDDFYMTASSFNEAPGLPILHSKDMVNWKLVNYAIQDVLPKEHFAVPRRGDAVWAPSIRFHKGEFYIYWGDPDFGIYMVKTKDPLGKWDEPVLVMEGKGLIDSCPFWDEDGQAYLVHGWAGSRAGVKSILSLNKMNPEGTKVLDKGVHIFDGHDAHPTVEGPKMYKRNGYYYIFAPAGGVATGWQLVLRSKNIYGPYEEKIVLEQGKTKINGPHQGAWVDTPSGEDWFYHFQDVDAGGRIVHLQPMKWEKDWPVMGIDNDKNGIGEPVLTYKKPNVGKTYPVVTPAETDEFDGEKLGLQWQWSANENIVWSSKLPGQKFLRLFSMKMGENDKNLWNVPNLLTQKFPAPNFVASTKVKLTPEDAKEGKTAGLLVMGMDHTSLVITNKTDGYYVQLRKAEKAEKGGEEKVLFETKLKGNEAYFKVNVSEPNGICTFSYSENGKNFIKVGEAFQAKPGKWIGAKVGLYSVSTQKANRGGYADFEYFRITKN; this is encoded by the coding sequence ATGACAAACAAATTTTTAAATATACTTTCAATCACCGCATTTTCCATTGCATCTTCTTATCTGAATGCACAGGAAAAACCATACGTTTCAGAAGTCTGGACTGCCGATCAGGGAAAAAATTTCAGAAACCCGATCTTATACGCAGATTATTCAGATCCGGATGTTACGCGCGTTGGCGATGATTTTTATATGACCGCTTCAAGTTTCAATGAAGCTCCGGGATTGCCTATTCTTCATTCAAAAGATATGGTCAACTGGAAATTGGTCAATTACGCAATCCAGGATGTTTTGCCGAAAGAACATTTCGCTGTTCCAAGAAGAGGTGATGCTGTTTGGGCACCAAGTATCCGTTTCCACAAAGGTGAATTCTACATTTACTGGGGCGACCCAGATTTCGGGATTTACATGGTAAAAACCAAAGATCCTCTTGGAAAATGGGACGAACCCGTTTTGGTAATGGAAGGAAAAGGTTTAATTGATTCTTGTCCGTTTTGGGATGAGGATGGACAGGCCTATTTGGTTCACGGTTGGGCAGGAAGCCGTGCCGGTGTGAAAAGTATTTTATCTTTAAACAAAATGAATCCCGAAGGAACGAAAGTTTTGGATAAGGGCGTTCATATTTTCGACGGTCATGATGCACATCCGACAGTTGAAGGTCCAAAAATGTACAAAAGAAACGGCTATTACTACATTTTCGCTCCTGCGGGAGGTGTGGCGACAGGTTGGCAATTGGTTTTAAGATCAAAAAACATTTACGGTCCGTACGAAGAGAAAATTGTTCTCGAGCAGGGAAAAACAAAAATCAACGGTCCGCATCAGGGAGCTTGGGTAGATACGCCATCAGGTGAAGACTGGTTCTACCATTTTCAGGATGTGGATGCAGGAGGAAGAATCGTGCATTTGCAGCCGATGAAATGGGAAAAAGACTGGCCTGTCATGGGAATCGATAACGATAAAAACGGAATTGGCGAACCGGTTCTTACTTATAAAAAACCAAACGTTGGAAAAACCTATCCCGTTGTAACTCCAGCGGAAACGGATGAGTTTGATGGTGAAAAATTAGGTTTGCAGTGGCAATGGAGCGCCAACGAAAACATCGTTTGGTCATCTAAACTTCCCGGACAGAAATTCCTGAGACTATTCTCCATGAAAATGGGCGAAAACGATAAAAACCTTTGGAATGTTCCGAATCTTTTAACTCAAAAATTTCCGGCTCCGAATTTTGTGGCTTCCACCAAAGTTAAATTGACTCCCGAAGATGCCAAGGAAGGAAAAACTGCCGGACTTTTGGTTATGGGAATGGATCACACATCGCTTGTTATCACCAATAAAACCGATGGATATTATGTTCAGTTGAGAAAAGCTGAAAAGGCTGAAAAAGGCGGCGAGGAAAAAGTTTTATTTGAAACCAAATTAAAAGGAAACGAAGCTTATTTTAAAGTCAATGTCAGCGAACCGAACGGAATTTGCACCTTCAGCTACAGCGAAAATGGTAAAAATTTCATCAAAGTTGGCGAAGCATTTCAGGCAAAACCTGGGAAATGGATTGGCGCCAAAGTAGGATTATATTCTGTAAGCACGCAGAAAGCAAACCGTGGTGGCTATGCAGATTTTGAATATTTTAGAATAACAAAAAATTAG
- a CDS encoding glycoside hydrolase family 28 protein, translated as MKKSFKIIGLVAAMMFSGQFYAQNTDIYKGIEFKMPKVTETSFAANTVSIKDFGGVAGGSVKNTEAFKKAIDALVKKGGGKLVVPRGLWLTGPIVLQSNINLHVEDGAMIIFSTDKSDYPLVDVSFEGLNTIRCQSPISARNAKNIAITGKGVIDGSGDTWRAVKKGKLSETEWKKFVASGGIVSKDGKTWYPSESYKKGFESSSSFNVPDKINKSELESVKDFLRPVMVSIVGCDQVLLDGPTFQNSPAWNLHPLMTSNLILRNLTVRNPWYSQNGDGVDLESCKNVLIYDNTFDVGDDAICIKSGKNEDGRKRGMPTENVIIKNNMVYHGHGGFVIGSEMSGGARNMHVSDCTFIGTDIGLRFKTTRGRGGVVENIYIKNIDMINIPTQTIGFNMFYEGASPVLEDGQKAEGNKASEKVYPVTEETPVFRNIYFKNITATNSDEAITLFGLAEMNLKNIVIEDSQFETKKGLTIVDADGIQLKNVKLKYTEGTGTTILNSKNIDLSTLKLESDQKPTIKVLGAKTTSVKLPKDVKGEQLSISKEIAKNAVK; from the coding sequence ATGAAGAAGTCATTCAAAATAATAGGTCTGGTCGCAGCAATGATGTTTTCGGGACAGTTCTACGCTCAAAATACAGATATTTATAAAGGAATTGAGTTTAAAATGCCTAAAGTGACAGAAACTTCTTTCGCAGCAAACACCGTATCGATCAAAGATTTTGGAGGTGTTGCAGGTGGAAGTGTGAAAAATACAGAAGCTTTCAAAAAGGCAATCGACGCTTTGGTAAAAAAAGGTGGTGGTAAACTGGTGGTTCCAAGAGGACTTTGGTTAACCGGACCCATCGTTTTGCAAAGCAACATCAACCTTCATGTGGAAGATGGTGCGATGATTATTTTCAGCACAGACAAAAGCGATTATCCTTTGGTAGACGTGAGTTTTGAAGGTTTAAATACCATCCGTTGCCAGTCACCGATTTCGGCAAGAAATGCCAAAAATATTGCGATTACAGGAAAAGGCGTGATCGACGGAAGCGGTGACACATGGAGAGCTGTAAAAAAAGGAAAATTATCTGAAACTGAATGGAAAAAATTTGTTGCATCAGGCGGAATCGTTTCTAAAGACGGAAAGACTTGGTACCCTTCAGAAAGCTATAAAAAAGGATTTGAAAGCAGCTCAAGTTTCAACGTTCCCGATAAAATCAACAAATCTGAACTGGAATCTGTGAAAGACTTCCTTCGTCCGGTAATGGTGAGCATCGTAGGTTGCGATCAGGTACTTTTGGATGGCCCGACTTTCCAGAATTCTCCGGCATGGAACCTTCATCCATTGATGACTTCCAATTTAATTTTAAGAAATCTTACCGTTAGAAACCCTTGGTATTCTCAAAACGGTGACGGTGTAGATTTGGAATCTTGCAAAAATGTTCTGATCTACGACAATACTTTCGATGTGGGTGACGATGCGATCTGCATTAAATCAGGAAAAAACGAAGACGGAAGAAAAAGAGGAATGCCAACTGAAAACGTAATCATCAAAAATAATATGGTTTATCACGGTCACGGAGGTTTCGTAATCGGAAGCGAAATGTCTGGTGGTGCGAGAAATATGCATGTTTCAGACTGTACTTTTATCGGAACTGATATCGGACTTCGTTTCAAAACGACTCGTGGAAGAGGTGGTGTTGTTGAAAATATTTATATCAAAAACATCGACATGATCAACATTCCGACGCAGACAATTGGTTTTAATATGTTCTACGAAGGAGCTTCTCCGGTTTTGGAAGACGGACAAAAAGCGGAAGGAAATAAAGCTTCTGAAAAAGTATATCCAGTAACGGAAGAAACGCCGGTTTTCAGAAATATTTATTTTAAAAATATTACCGCAACCAATTCTGATGAAGCCATTACGCTTTTCGGTTTGGCAGAAATGAATCTTAAAAATATCGTGATTGAAGATTCTCAGTTTGAAACTAAAAAAGGCTTAACCATTGTAGACGCAGACGGAATTCAGTTGAAGAATGTAAAATTAAAATACACTGAAGGAACAGGAACAACCATCTTGAACAGTAAAAATATAGATCTTTCTACCTTAAAACTAGAATCAGATCAAAAACCAACCATCAAAGTTCTGGGAGCAAAAACCACATCGGTAAAACTTCCAAAAGATGTAAAAGGTGAGCAACTGAGCATTTCGAAAGAGATTGCGAAGAATGCGGTGAAGTAA
- a CDS encoding alpha/beta hydrolase: MSFHKLYFLFVFFVGATAFGQTKPNATPYTNEATYEKLKKKHPFITPLNRPVPPNIGIDKDVEYSNVNGLSLKADIYYPLDKSKKHPAIALVHGGGWISGSKENEKYMAQELASKGYVAIAVGYRLSEVAKYPAAIDDVNNAIEFLKKNRKKYAVDTKKIGILGESAGAQIATLVGVKSKGKIKAIVNVDGIVSFIHPEAEESTYASFLLGGDRNVNLKNWTEASPLEFVDKKTPPTLFINSSQPRFHAGRDDMMKKLKSYETFTEFHEIKDTPHSFWSAEPWFSETLDLTVNFLDKTLK, from the coding sequence ATGAGTTTTCACAAACTATATTTTCTTTTTGTTTTTTTTGTAGGAGCAACAGCATTCGGTCAGACAAAGCCGAATGCTACTCCTTACACAAACGAAGCAACGTATGAAAAACTTAAGAAAAAACATCCGTTCATCACTCCGCTGAACAGACCGGTTCCGCCCAACATCGGGATTGATAAAGATGTAGAATATTCCAACGTCAACGGACTTTCCCTGAAAGCCGACATCTACTACCCTCTTGATAAATCCAAAAAACATCCGGCGATCGCACTGGTTCACGGTGGTGGCTGGATCTCAGGAAGTAAGGAAAACGAAAAATATATGGCGCAGGAATTGGCTTCAAAAGGTTATGTGGCGATTGCTGTCGGCTACCGTTTAAGTGAAGTCGCAAAATATCCTGCAGCGATTGATGATGTGAATAATGCTATTGAGTTTTTAAAGAAAAACAGAAAAAAATATGCTGTTGATACCAAGAAAATTGGAATCTTAGGCGAATCAGCAGGTGCTCAGATTGCAACGTTGGTAGGTGTGAAATCAAAAGGAAAAATTAAAGCGATTGTGAATGTTGACGGAATTGTTTCGTTCATCCATCCCGAAGCTGAGGAAAGTACGTATGCTTCTTTTTTGTTGGGTGGCGACAGAAATGTTAATCTAAAAAACTGGACTGAAGCTTCACCGTTGGAATTTGTCGACAAAAAAACACCTCCTACCCTATTCATCAATTCTTCGCAACCCCGCTTTCATGCAGGAAGAGACGACATGATGAAAAAACTGAAAAGCTATGAAACGTTCACAGAATTTCACGAAATCAAAGATACACCTCATTCATTTTGGTCTGCAGAACCTTGGTTTAGCGAAACTTTAGATTTGACGGTTAACTTTTTAGATAAAACTTTAAAATAA